The Trichocoleus sp. sequence CGATCGACTGTATTAGGGTTGCCCATCCACCTGCTGAAAGACTATCCCGGTTGGCTGATTTCGCAGCTAAAACAGCAACAGGGTGTTCATGTTGTCACGCTCAATGCCGAAATGGCAATCCAGGCTGAAAAAGATGCTGCTCTCGAAACTGTGATTCAGAAAGCAGAACTGGTGATTCCAGATGGAGCAGGTGTCGTTTTCTATCTGCGTCTGCGCGGGAAGCAAGTAAGCCGTTGTCCTGGCATTGAACTTGCAGAGGCCCTCCTGCACAAAACCGCTGCCCTTGACTCAGGCAACTCTGTCTTTTTCTACGGGGGTTCCCCTGGTGTCAGTGAAGCCGCTGCCGATCGGCTAAAACAGCGCATCCCTGGACTGTCGGTTGTTGGCACGCAGCATGGTTTTATCTCAGCCGAAGAGCGATCGGATCTCTGCAAAAAACTGCAGCAAATTCAACCTCGCTTGATCCTGGTAGGGCTAGGTGTGCCACGTCAGGAATTTTGGATCGCTGAACATCGCCATCTCTGCCCTGATTCCATCTGGATTGGGGTCGGCGGCAGCTTTGATATCTGGTCAGGCGTTAAAACTCGTGCCCCCAAATGGCTTCGCAACAACTCGCTGGAATGGATTTACCGACTCTATCAAGAACCCTGGCGCTGGCGACGGATGCTGGCTCTGCCTCAGTTTGCCCTGCGTGCCCTGCTGCCAAAAGGGTAATTAGCGATCGGCATTTCCAACCACTCATTACCCCCTCCCATACCCACTACCCTCAAACCCCAATTAACTGCGGTTTCGATTCGATCGGCGCACTCAAAGCTTCTTCCAGTGGAGCCACACCAAGCTTCTCTTCCAGAATATCCATCACCTCACGCCCAAAGTCATTGGGGTTGCGCTTCCAGGCTTCCAGGCAAACTTGCCCAAAGAATGAGCCGAGCGGTTCAGGATTCCAGAGTAGCTTTTTGGCAACCCAGGGCAGATGAATTGCTAGTGGATCGTAGCCCGGCTTCAGAATGTCATGCTTGAACGCATAGTCTTCTAGATGGGTGTGTGGCTGTAACCCAATAAAGAAGATGGCAGGCTCAACTTTATCCGCACCAAAAATGCGCTCTATCTCGCGGTGATAGGCGATCGTCTGGCGAATCGTGTCAAACGTCTCGTCAATCACATTGAAAGAATAGTTGATCGAAACCAGATCATTAAATCCGGCTGCTTTTAGATCACGGCAATTTTGCAGCACTGTCCGCAGGTTATAGCCCATTCGCATTTTGCGAACCAGTTCTTGAGAACCGCTGGTAATGCCGATCTCAAAATAGTTCATCCCGGTTTTCACCATCAAATCGCAGAGCTGCGGATTCAAGTTATCTGCACGAATGTATGCTGCCCAATGAACATCAGTCATGCCTGCATCCACTATCTTCTGCAATAGCTCGATCGCATCGTCCATGTAACGCCGAGCCGGAATAAACTGAGCATCGGTAAACCAGAAGTTGCGAATGCCGCGATCGTAGAGCTGCTGCATCTCTTTCACCACTTCATCAGCCGGATTGATGCGAACCTGTTTGCCTTCTACAACGGTATAGATGCAGTAGCAGCAGTTATGGGGGCAACCTCGTTTGGTTTGCACTCCCACATAGAAGTCGCCATCTTGCAGGTAATACTCAAACTCAAACCAGATCTGAGCAATGTAGTCGTAATTGCAGGCTGTTTTTTCAAGCGGGGCAGGCTGTTCATGAATGAGGCGCTGCCGAGGCTTTTCTGCGCCTGCCACATAACACCGCTCCTGGGAAAAATCTTGACCTTGGAGCAGTTTCTCCAGCAGTGACTCGCCTTCTCCCACTGAAATAATCGTTCCCCGCGGCAGCATCTTACCCAACTGCTCATAGAAAACGCTGACTGCACCACCGCCCACCACCAATCTGACGTTCGGGCAATATTGCTTGGCTCGTTTCAGCCCCCGCTTGATCAAGCTTTGATTCTGCCAGAGTTCACCCAGATAAGAAGTCACCATCCGCAGGCCGCCGATCGCCCCTCGCAGTTTCACAAAAGGGTTGCGGGCATAGTAGAACTCAAAGGCATTTTGAAGTGGATTGCCGCCTCGTCCTCCTACAGGTGCATAGATCTGAATATCTCGCCAGGAGAAAACCATGAGAGTTGGTTTGAACTCATCAATGCAGCGATCGAGTGCAGAGCCAAAATCTAACGGTGGCACAGTGCCCAGATCAAAAATTCGCTGTGAAATGTGGGGAAACAGCTTATGAACATGATCGGCAAGATAAACCACCCCGATCGGGAAAATGGGATTGCACGGCAGTCGAACGTAAAGAATTCGGTCTTCCATGAGGTGCTGTTGAGAGGGCAGGGTCATTGGCATAGTGGGATGCGATTCTCTCATGTTGCCACGAGTTAATGAGAACAGGTGGAAGGCGGTGCAATAGCCCGAAGAAAGCGGGATTGGGTGTAGCTAGTTCGACACCTGCTCCTTCGCAAATGAAAGTCACTTTGCAAGAAATCTAAAATTTATGTTCATATAACTTTACGATACCATTGAGTCTCTTTGCCTGCATGGAACTTTTCAATCAACCCTTCTAAAACGCTCCAAAAGGGCTTATTCTACTCACAGAGATTTGCTTAGCTCAGGTGATTCCACCTCTGGATTCAAGCTAATAAGTAAGCTCAGAGCAGGGTAAAATATTTGGTCTGCTTGATATAGAATTTGTCTACCTGATGACTGATATAAGAGGGATGGTAGTCGGGTTTACAGCGAGTGGGGATCAGGGAGTGTTACGGTCTAAATATTGAACTTCGTCGAGTGAATGCTCCTCTAGACCTATGGCGCAAATCTTTGATCCTCTTCCATCTGACGCTGGGAATCCGTTGCTCTGCTGCTACGTCAACGCCACCAGTAAGATCCAGATTGTTCGCATCACCAATATCCCAAACTGGTATTTTGAGCGGGTTATTTTTCCGGGACAGCGGCTTGTATTTGAAGCAATGCCCGATGCCCAGCTCGAAATCCACACGGGGGCAATGGCAAGTGCAATTCTGGCAGACATTATTCCTTGCGATCGATTGCGCGTTGAGTCAGAGTTGAATTCGGTCTTGGAAGTGCCACTCTCGACGGAGCCACCCGAATCCGAACAAATCAGGCAAGAATCGAGCACAGTAACCCTTGCAACTGCTGTATCTGTTGAGTAACTGCTGCTGTAGTTCTCATACTCGATTAGCTCTGAAACCGTTATTTAATTCATCCCTTTAGAAAACTACTTGAGATCGGAATGTGTTCCCCGAGTGAAGGATTTCGACATCATCCTCGCTCAGCCTCCGTACTGTTGATCACTTTATAGAGTTAAACGATATAGAGTTAAACGAGCGTTTTTGGGTCAGGAAATGTTTTGAGTAGACTGTGCATCCTGAAGCATGGTTGGTCAATCCCTTTAATTCAACATCGCCCCTTGAGTTCCTTGCAGTTGCAGCAGCGCTTGAGCGGGCGATTTTTTGGTAATCGATTTGGATATAGCCTCTACCGCAACCTTGTTAGCATCAGCCTCCTGCTGAGAGTAATGCCCAGAGATATTGATATCATGGGTTTCTCTCACTGAGATCGTTGTTCAGCGTGCTATCAAACGGCATTATGCCCCAGGTTGTTTTAGTTCACCCGCAGATTCCCCCCAACACAGGAAACATTGCCCGTACTTGTGCAGCAACAGGTACACCGCTCCATCTTGTTGGTCCGCTGGGATTTGAAATTAGCGATCGCTATTTGAAACGTGCAGGTCTGGATTACTGGCCCTATGTTGATTTGCACTATCATCCGTCCCTTAAAGACTTTATCGCTTCTTACCAACAGCAAACAGGACGCTGGATTGGCTTTAGCAAGTCAGGCTCATCCAACTATGCTGCTCTACAATACCGAGCAGACGACTGGTTGCTATTTGGCTGTGAAACCCTTGGATTGCCTGCCGAAGTTCTAGATGCCTGTCACGAAACGGCTTATATTCCTATGGCTCAGCCAATGGTTCGTAGTCTCAATCTTTCAGTCAGTGTTGCGATCGGGCTGTTTGAAGCTCGGCGACAACTCGGATACCTCAACACGCCCTAGCCCAGTTTTCCTGGCAACGCTTTCGGACGGCTTTAGGGAGGCGAATGTCGTGAAATGGTTTGATTGAGAGAGCCTGAACCCCTATTGATCTTGTCTTCTCTTGCCCCATACTGTTCAATCTCTGTTACTCCATTAGTTTTGATGATGTGATGACAGAAATACGAATCAGTAATGGGAGTGTTCAAGTTAATAGAATATTGAGGCTCCTCTTTAGCCATTTGAGCTTAACATCAGCAAAAACGATTGCTCTTATCACGTTTGGCGGATGACCATCAGGAGATTGAATCGTTCTCCTCCTACTTAAGTTAGCCAGAGAATATTCTGTATTCAGCGCTACTAGAATCAATTTGTTATTTGTATCTCTTTCCGGTCTTTAATTAGAAATATTGTAGATAGATGCTTACTTGGCGATGCAATTTTGATAATTGATTCACATTTCTACTTCCCTAGCCATTGATTCACGCGCTGCTTTAACGATCGCCACATTCGGATTACCAAATTTAAATATCCTGGTATCACTTGCTTTTAGCCAACGTAAAGCTAAGTAAAATAAAAAAATGAATCAGGATCAAAGGTTTTTCAGTAGCGGATTACGTTTAGATAAGAAATTTGTATATAACTTGATCTGCTTGAATTAGAACTAGAAACGTCAGCCTTCCTAGATTCTTCGGACTTATTCCGCTCAGTTTCCTGGCTGAGAAACGAGCCCTAGAACAGTGTTTTTCTATCTTGTCAACCGCAATTACCAGCGTTTTTTGGAGCTCATTCAGATACAGTAATAGGAATTCCAAAATTTAGCTTTCAACAATTTATATCAATGACTTGCGTTCTTACAGAACTTCCTCCAATTGCTTGAATGATTGTTAGCTCTACGGTTACAGTCGAAGCAGTGAGCCTTGAGGAACAGAAAAATCGGAATTTGAGCAGCAGCTTCAACACCTTTGAAGATTGGTGTCATTGATGCAATGCGATGTCATTCTCAGTAGAGTGGTGTACACTAAGCCGGTGAAGAATAGATTCGATTGATTCGCTTAAAGAAACCGTGATGTGGGTGCAGTTTTTCTAAGTAATTTCATTTTTCTAGCAATAGAGACTTGAATTTTTTGTTAAGTGATGTAATCTTGTTTAAGTCAAAAAAGCAGGGTAATGTTACCTAGCGAGAAGACAAATGTCGGTGATTCTGGTCTCTACAACATGTGATCTACGTCATTGACATCGAGACCAGATCAGTCAAACGGTCAAAAAGATAGTTAAACGCTGCTCAACAGGAGGTCGTTCTTTTGAAGCGAGCATATTTGCGGAAGGTCAAGCCTGTCTCCAACAAGCTTTGTTCAGCTAGTGATCTAGTGGGACAGCCAGAACAAGAATTGAAAGGGGTCAGACGTAAGGCACGCACTTCTGCTGCCATGGTTGGTTTAGCACTTTCAATGGGTGCTACGGGTTTTCTTCTGCCCCGCCAGAATGATGGAGCGTCGGCAGCCGAACCCAAGGGAGCTGAGGCAGCAGTTTCCTCGGCTTCTGAGGCGACTATCCTCCCTACTTCAGTTGGAGAAGCGTCAATCGCGACAGTCTCTCCGGAAAAAGCGCAACTGCTCGAATATACAGTTCGCCACGGAGATACCCTTCAGCACATTGCTGAAAAATACCAGGTAGCGCTGGCAGAAATCACCAAGGCAAACAATCTGACTGCTACATCAATTTTGAGAGTAGGTCAGCTGATTAAAGTTCCGAAAAATGATTTTTCGGTTTCCCTGGCTGAAAACAATGCGACGGCGAAAGCAGAACGAGATCAATCACTCGATCAACTGCGCCTCCAGCGAGAGAAGTTACGCGATCGTTTAGTTGGGCTGCGTTCAGAACAGACTACAGCGCAAGCTCAATCTCAAAATCAGCCATCTGCTCCAAATATCATTACTGAGCTGCCACCAGAGGCTAGTCAATCTGTTGCCCAGAAACAGGATTCAGTCGTACTGCCCCTTCGTTCATCTGACGCTAACGATACATCATCTGTCCAGGTTCCTGGAGTTCAGTCATCTGCCTCTCAACTCGTTGCGACAAACTCTTTGCCTGAGCCTGATTGGATTCGAGCAAACCAGTCGCTTTTGAATCAGCCTCCTGCTCCGTCACCTGTTGCATCTCCATCTACGGATACGCTGGCGCTGCGTTCTACGAGCCTCCCAGTTACACAACCAACGCCCTTGGCTGAGCCTGCTCGAGTTGATCAGAACCTGATAAATGCAGCAGCCAATTCTTCAGAATTTGTTGCTTATCGCATTAATCTTGGTGACACGATCGCTGACATTGCACGAGCACACAATGTCTCTCCATCCGTCCTGGTTTCCGCAAACCACTTGAGCGATCCGAATATCATTTTTGTTGGTCAAGTGCTTCAGGTTCCCGCAAGTCAAGCAGAAACCGTTGCACCAGCTCCCAAAGTTGCTTCGATCAGTACGATATCGACCAGTTCTGTCGCTGAGCCCTCGATCGCCTCTGTTCCAGTTACGATTCCGATGCAGTCCTCAGAAGTTGTGACAGTTCCAACGGTTCCAACTGCATCTGCTCAACCTGTTTCTACTGTTCTACCTCAGCAAGTTGCGGTGGCCCCTTCGATTGCTGTACCTACGGTTCCTGAAGTGGTGCCAGTAATTCAGCCAGGACTGCAAGCGGCTCCATCAGTGCCTGCTGTGGGTGGCACAAATCCTTATGTCCAGAGTCTCCTGTCTGAAGTACGGACATTAAGACAGCAGTACAGCCAAAACGGGCAACGGACAGCGAACGCTCAACCTACAGCAGTTTCGGTGAGTGCTGTTGCTCCCATCACTCCCGCCGCAAATCCGGCTCCGACCGTTGCTGCTTCGAGTGCTGCTTCAAGGGCAGTTGTCATGAACCCACAGTTCCAGCAACGTAACGAGAATGCAGCACAAGTCTCAAGTTCGGCGGCTAATTCAGAAGCACAGTCGAATCTTGTCGCCGTTGCTCCGATCGGTTCTGAGAACTATGAGCCACTCCTTCAACCGATAGCAGGACGGATGGTTTCCCCCGACTTACCGCCACTTCCCGGCGCTGATAATTTCCTACCCAGCAGTCGCGGTGTTTTCAATGGCTATATCTGGCCCGCTAAAGGACAGCTTTCCTCTGGATACGGCTGGCGTTGGGGCAGAATGCATCGGGGCATTGATATTGCTGCCGATGTTGGTACACCCATTTATGCAGCAGCGGATGGTGTAGTTGAATCTGCAGGCTGGAACTCGGGCGGTTATGGCAATATGATCGATATTCGCCATGCTGATGGTAGTGTTACTCGCTACGCTCACCTGAACCGCATTCTGATTCAAGACGGTCAGCACCTTAAGCAAGGACAGCAGATTGCTGAAATGGGCAGCACTGGCTACAGCACAGGTCCGCACCTGCATTTTGAGGTTCATTCAGCTCAAGGAACGGTTAATCCGATCTCCTATCTGCCTGGACGGTAGTCCTTAGCTTGCTGAAGTTGGGGGAGTACTTTTTCTCCCCCTAAAAAATTAGGCTTTTGTAGTCAAGAAGCTTGAAATTTCGTTTTTGTTTGTGCTAACCTAATAAAGGCGAAGAAACAGCAAAGCTTGAATTAGGGTTGTTTCACCCAAACTTAAGGCTCAGTAGCTCAGTGGTTAGAGCAGGGGACTCATAAGCCCAAGGTCGCAGGTTCAAATCCCGCCTGAGCCATATTCAAAGACAAAGCATACCAAGGAAGTCGATGTACTGGCTTTCCTAATTTTTTAAGATAGAAACTTGCTGAAAGATAGGCTGAGGGCTGTGACAATTCCCCAAGCCTTTATTGCTCTTCAATGAACTATCCACCCTCTAGTTGTCAGAGTCAACTTTGTTTTCTGGCAGTTGTTTTTCTGTTGAGTAAGATATCGAAGCGATTCCATCTGAAAAGGGATGAGCAGCCATGCGGCATTCCTACAAGGTCACAGCTTTTATCCAAAGTATCTAAACGCTTCTGATGCTAAACATCCGGATTGAGTGACTACGCCTTCTGCAACGCAAATTCACGCTTTCATTCAAGGTGGGTTTTCAGGAGTATTCAGTAGTTTGATGAGATCATCTAGCATGATTTAACCTATAAACTGGTACCGTTGAGCAGGCTTCATCAAGCTTGAGAGATCTATCACATGCTTGGAGCAAGAATTGGTAAAGCACGATCGTCTTTGACGCCATTATTGCTTGCTACCTCTCAACTTACATAATAAATCTCCTGCTTTTCGGGTCTAATTAAATACTTCTAAAGTTTTACCTCTAAGGATATATTCGGTTGCGCTAAATCATGAGGTTAAGATGGGCTTGCACATCCGGTGGTAGAAAAACCGGAGCGTATCATTAGCAGGACTCCTATGCCCTGGACACCGTTACGTCATCGCCTTCCTTCCTTACCTCTAATCTTGGCAGGACCTATCCTGCGACGCACAGAAGCTCGGGAAGTAACTGTTTGGGTTGCTTTAAAGCAAAGTTGCACTGTCAGGCTAAAAGTGTATGACACGATCGGCGGTGAAGGAATTGAGGTCGATCGATGCCTTCTAGAAGGGTGTCGCGCAACGGCTGCGATCGGGGAGTTTTTGCATATTGTGGCTGTCACGGCGCGCTCGGTGGCTCAGTTCACCCTAAAGCCTGGACAGGTTTACGCCTACGATCTCCAGTTCGAACCGATCGATGCTGCTAATGACTCGACTGCTGCGATTCAAACCTTACAGCAAGCCTTAAACGCTCCTGCTCTACCTCCTGTTTCAGTCAGCTATTTTGCTCATCAACTGCCAACATTTTCTTTGCCACCAGATGACCCCACACATCTACAAATTGTGCATGGCTCCTGTCGTAAACCGCATGGCGGCGGCTGGGATACACTGCCGATTTTGGACGATTTGATTGGGCGGCATGTGGAACAACCGGACGATCGTCCACACCAGCTTTTCCTGACAGGTGATCAAATTTATGGAGATGATGTTGCTGATCCATTCCTCTTTACCTTGACCGATGCCGGCAACACGCTACTAGGCTGGACAGAAGCATTGCCCATTGATCCTGTTGCTCAGGCTGCCCGTACCTCCTTTACCACCAGCCAAGTCCTACCCGGACAACGAGGCGAAATTGCCGAAACTCAAGGAGGTTTTACAGCCGGACTATCAGGCAAACCAGAGCAAGTGCAGAGCCATCTCTTTAGCTTGAGTGAGTATTGTGCGGCTTATTTGTTGAGCTGGTCTTCTGTACTCTGGTCCGGTTTTCCGACAGGCTGGGAACGATATGGCAGCGATCGGCGGGCAAAAGCTTGGGATCGGCAGGTTCAGCAGTTGTGTCAATTTGCTCATCTGCTTTGGAAAGTGCGGCGGGCTCTGGCAAATGTGCCAACCTATATGATTTTTGATGACCATGACCTCACAGACGACTGGTGTTTAAACCAGGCTTGGTGTCTTCGAGTATTTAGCAAGCCTTTAGGGCGGCGAACGATGCAGAATGGGCTGCTTGCCTATGCACTCTTTCAAGGGTGGGGGAATACTCCCGGTCAGTTTGAAGCAGGACGATCGGGCGAGAAAATGCTGCAGGCAGCAGCACAGTGGTCAATTTCAGGCGGCACTGATGCTCAAGCATGGGAAACCTTGAGTCATTGTTTGGGATTCCCTTTAGCTGAGCCGTATAGT is a genomic window containing:
- a CDS encoding WecB/TagA/CpsF family glycosyltransferase, producing the protein MPELLQESPRRSTVLGLPIHLLKDYPGWLISQLKQQQGVHVVTLNAEMAIQAEKDAALETVIQKAELVIPDGAGVVFYLRLRGKQVSRCPGIELAEALLHKTAALDSGNSVFFYGGSPGVSEAAADRLKQRIPGLSVVGTQHGFISAEERSDLCKKLQQIQPRLILVGLGVPRQEFWIAEHRHLCPDSIWIGVGGSFDIWSGVKTRAPKWLRNNSLEWIYRLYQEPWRWRRMLALPQFALRALLPKG
- a CDS encoding photosystem II high light acclimation radical SAM protein, whose translation is MTLPSQQHLMEDRILYVRLPCNPIFPIGVVYLADHVHKLFPHISQRIFDLGTVPPLDFGSALDRCIDEFKPTLMVFSWRDIQIYAPVGGRGGNPLQNAFEFYYARNPFVKLRGAIGGLRMVTSYLGELWQNQSLIKRGLKRAKQYCPNVRLVVGGGAVSVFYEQLGKMLPRGTIISVGEGESLLEKLLQGQDFSQERCYVAGAEKPRQRLIHEQPAPLEKTACNYDYIAQIWFEFEYYLQDGDFYVGVQTKRGCPHNCCYCIYTVVEGKQVRINPADEVVKEMQQLYDRGIRNFWFTDAQFIPARRYMDDAIELLQKIVDAGMTDVHWAAYIRADNLNPQLCDLMVKTGMNYFEIGITSGSQELVRKMRMGYNLRTVLQNCRDLKAAGFNDLVSINYSFNVIDETFDTIRQTIAYHREIERIFGADKVEPAIFFIGLQPHTHLEDYAFKHDILKPGYDPLAIHLPWVAKKLLWNPEPLGSFFGQVCLEAWKRNPNDFGREVMDILEEKLGVAPLEEALSAPIESKPQLIGV
- a CDS encoding DUF1830 domain-containing protein translates to MAQIFDPLPSDAGNPLLCCYVNATSKIQIVRITNIPNWYFERVIFPGQRLVFEAMPDAQLEIHTGAMASAILADIIPCDRLRVESELNSVLEVPLSTEPPESEQIRQESSTVTLATAVSVE
- a CDS encoding tRNA (cytidine(34)-2'-O)-methyltransferase; amino-acid sequence: MPQVVLVHPQIPPNTGNIARTCAATGTPLHLVGPLGFEISDRYLKRAGLDYWPYVDLHYHPSLKDFIASYQQQTGRWIGFSKSGSSNYAALQYRADDWLLFGCETLGLPAEVLDACHETAYIPMAQPMVRSLNLSVSVAIGLFEARRQLGYLNTP
- a CDS encoding peptidoglycan DD-metalloendopeptidase family protein; this translates as MKRAYLRKVKPVSNKLCSASDLVGQPEQELKGVRRKARTSAAMVGLALSMGATGFLLPRQNDGASAAEPKGAEAAVSSASEATILPTSVGEASIATVSPEKAQLLEYTVRHGDTLQHIAEKYQVALAEITKANNLTATSILRVGQLIKVPKNDFSVSLAENNATAKAERDQSLDQLRLQREKLRDRLVGLRSEQTTAQAQSQNQPSAPNIITELPPEASQSVAQKQDSVVLPLRSSDANDTSSVQVPGVQSSASQLVATNSLPEPDWIRANQSLLNQPPAPSPVASPSTDTLALRSTSLPVTQPTPLAEPARVDQNLINAAANSSEFVAYRINLGDTIADIARAHNVSPSVLVSANHLSDPNIIFVGQVLQVPASQAETVAPAPKVASISTISTSSVAEPSIASVPVTIPMQSSEVVTVPTVPTASAQPVSTVLPQQVAVAPSIAVPTVPEVVPVIQPGLQAAPSVPAVGGTNPYVQSLLSEVRTLRQQYSQNGQRTANAQPTAVSVSAVAPITPAANPAPTVAASSAASRAVVMNPQFQQRNENAAQVSSSAANSEAQSNLVAVAPIGSENYEPLLQPIAGRMVSPDLPPLPGADNFLPSSRGVFNGYIWPAKGQLSSGYGWRWGRMHRGIDIAADVGTPIYAAADGVVESAGWNSGGYGNMIDIRHADGSVTRYAHLNRILIQDGQHLKQGQQIAEMGSTGYSTGPHLHFEVHSAQGTVNPISYLPGR
- a CDS encoding PhoD-like phosphatase, which codes for MPWTPLRHRLPSLPLILAGPILRRTEAREVTVWVALKQSCTVRLKVYDTIGGEGIEVDRCLLEGCRATAAIGEFLHIVAVTARSVAQFTLKPGQVYAYDLQFEPIDAANDSTAAIQTLQQALNAPALPPVSVSYFAHQLPTFSLPPDDPTHLQIVHGSCRKPHGGGWDTLPILDDLIGRHVEQPDDRPHQLFLTGDQIYGDDVADPFLFTLTDAGNTLLGWTEALPIDPVAQAARTSFTTSQVLPGQRGEIAETQGGFTAGLSGKPEQVQSHLFSLSEYCAAYLLSWSSVLWSGFPTGWERYGSDRRAKAWDRQVQQLCQFAHLLWKVRRALANVPTYMIFDDHDLTDDWCLNQAWCLRVFSKPLGRRTMQNGLLAYALFQGWGNTPGQFEAGRSGEKMLQAAAQWSISGGTDAQAWETLSHCLGFPLAEPYSGLPQFTSDGETLVLKRHPQALHWHYTIRSSCHEVIVLDTRTWRGYPPDQAPIAPPMLLSPDTFDRQIAASLEQTDRLNQTGQSQIQVTFIVAPTNLLHLGMIDYIQHQSLRRGKIFHHDVGDAWNLHQGAFGRFLTTVFERRQQVIVLSGDIHYGCAAKMRYWVRSTSNLINNAQPQVLIQLTSSAINNAEWKTQLVHTKLKSIVPERPQEWIGWNESLENFVVSIKQGWIPSKRPETWSHFHELANRHQRSLPDWYSRAEWLKRQPARTVPWGKNVSWAVPNSTSPKWMTRLKQIVSLLWHNRWLQEGKEVVGRNNLGVVKFKGFDASQRPTVQQELYWHAPWEIGQVVYSRFEADLGLPSGSSPNKSDRADELPRSPRILIDTAEEVD